A part of Eubacterium sp. AB3007 genomic DNA contains:
- the rpsJ gene encoding 30S ribosomal protein S10 — protein MSELQKIRIKLKAYDHAMLDQSAAKIVETAKKTGADVSGPIPLPTEKEVTTIIRAVHKYKDSREQFEQRTHKRLIDITNATLQTIDALTKLDMPAGVYIEIKQ, from the coding sequence ATGAGCGAATTACAGAAGATCAGAATCAAACTGAAGGCTTATGATCACGCAATGCTGGATCAGTCAGCGGCCAAGATCGTTGAGACAGCCAAGAAGACCGGCGCAGATGTATCCGGACCGATTCCTCTCCCCACCGAGAAGGAAGTCACCACCATCATCCGTGCAGTCCATAAGTACAAGGACAGCAGAGAGCAGTTCGAGCAGAGGACTCACAAGAGACTCATCGACATCACCAACGCGACTCTGCAGACGATTGACGCGCTCACCAAGCTGGATATGCCGGCTGGCGTGTACATCGAGATCAAACAGTAA
- the rplC gene encoding 50S ribosomal protein L3 → MKAILGKKVGMTQIFAESGAVIPVTVIEAGPEVVTQIKTVETDGYEAVQVGFEDQKPQRVNKPMTGHFEKSGTSPKKYLTEFRPEEGETYELGQVITVADFEEGKKLDITGVSKGKGTQGNIKRHGHHRGPMSHGSKHKRLAGALAGATYPSRVFPGNAGPGRMGRDTVTVQNVELVKIDTDRNLMLVKGAVPGGRGSLVKIRYAVKGQDK, encoded by the coding sequence ATGAAGGCAATTTTAGGAAAGAAAGTCGGGATGACCCAGATTTTCGCAGAATCAGGCGCTGTGATTCCTGTGACTGTCATCGAAGCAGGTCCTGAGGTAGTCACTCAGATCAAGACTGTCGAGACAGATGGATACGAAGCCGTACAGGTAGGCTTTGAGGATCAGAAGCCGCAGAGAGTGAACAAGCCGATGACCGGCCACTTTGAGAAGAGCGGCACCTCCCCCAAGAAGTATCTGACAGAGTTCAGACCAGAAGAGGGAGAGACCTATGAGCTGGGACAGGTGATCACCGTTGCTGATTTCGAAGAAGGAAAGAAGCTGGACATCACTGGTGTTTCCAAGGGTAAGGGAACTCAGGGTAACATCAAGAGACACGGACACCACAGAGGCCCCATGAGCCACGGTTCCAAGCACAAGAGACTGGCCGGCGCTCTGGCAGGTGCGACTTATCCATCCAGAGTATTCCCGGGCAACGCAGGTCCGGGCCGCATGGGCAGAGATACCGTGACAGTTCAGAACGTAGAACTCGTGAAGATCGACACTGACAGAAATCTGATGCTGGTCAAGGGCGCTGTTCCGGGAGGAAGAGGAAGCCTGGTCAAGATCAGATACGCTGTCAAGGGTCAGGACAAATAA
- the rplD gene encoding 50S ribosomal protein L4: MATITMLNMAGQEAGTIELKDEIFGIEPNENAVHDVVKNYLANQRQGTQSAKTRGEVRGGGRKPFRQKGTGRHRQGSSTDPSQIGGGVVFAPKPRDYSYSVPKKVKRLAMLSALSAKVADGEMIVLDELKMEAPKTKEMVATLANIKAGKKPLIITAAKDENVVKSAANIPGVRTALVGTMNVYEIVNHDSFIVTKEAIEKIEEVYL, from the coding sequence ATGGCAACAATTACAATGCTCAACATGGCCGGACAGGAAGCTGGCACCATCGAGCTGAAGGATGAAATTTTTGGCATCGAGCCAAACGAGAACGCGGTTCACGACGTAGTGAAGAACTACCTGGCTAACCAGAGACAGGGTACTCAGTCTGCTAAGACAAGAGGCGAAGTCAGAGGGGGCGGACGGAAGCCTTTCAGACAGAAGGGGACAGGCCGCCACAGACAGGGATCTAGCACAGACCCGTCGCAGATTGGAGGCGGTGTGGTATTCGCACCCAAGCCGAGAGATTACAGCTATTCCGTACCTAAGAAGGTCAAGAGACTGGCGATGCTGTCAGCTCTCTCTGCCAAGGTAGCAGATGGCGAGATGATCGTTCTGGACGAGCTGAAGATGGAAGCTCCTAAGACCAAGGAGATGGTCGCTACACTGGCCAACATCAAGGCTGGCAAGAAGCCGCTGATCATCACCGCCGCTAAGGATGAGAACGTTGTGAAGTCCGCAGCAAACATCCCTGGCGTAAGAACAGCGCTGGTAGGCACCATGAACGTATATGAGATCGTAAACCACGACAGCTTCATCGTCACCAAGGAAGCAATCGAAAAGATCGAGGAGGTGTACTTATAA
- the rplW gene encoding 50S ribosomal protein L23 gives MRSAYDVVIRPIISEQSMDKAAEKKYTFKVAVDANKTEVKNAIEEIFDVEVEKVNIMNVNGKVKRMGRNVGRTAAYKKAIVTLTEGSKEIEFFANL, from the coding sequence ATGAGATCCGCATACGACGTAGTCATCAGACCGATCATCAGTGAGCAGTCCATGGACAAGGCCGCTGAGAAGAAGTACACATTCAAGGTCGCCGTCGACGCGAACAAGACCGAGGTCAAGAACGCGATCGAAGAGATCTTTGATGTCGAGGTCGAGAAAGTCAATATCATGAATGTCAATGGTAAAGTCAAGAGAATGGGAAGAAACGTTGGTAGAACCGCTGCTTACAAGAAGGCGATAGTGACCCTGACAGAGGGCAGCAAGGAAATCGAGTTCTTCGCAAATCTGTAA
- the rplB gene encoding 50S ribosomal protein L2: MGIRKYNPTSPGLRGMTVSTFEEITKKTPEKSLTTSLKKHSGRNSRGKITVRHRGGGARRRYRIIDFKRNKDGIAGKVAAIEYDPNRSANIALIVYADGEKRYIIAPEGLKVGNVIYSGPDCDIQVGNTLPIANIPVGTIIHNIEMKPGKGAQLVRSAGNGAQLMAKEDKYAQVRLPSGEVRKILMVCRATIGEVGNADHSNISIGKAGRKRHMGFRPTVRGSVMNPNDHPHGGGEGKAPVGRKSPVTPWGKPALGYKTRKKNKASDKYIVKRRNVK; encoded by the coding sequence ATGGGAATCAGAAAATATAATCCGACTTCCCCGGGTCTGAGAGGAATGACGGTTTCCACTTTTGAGGAGATCACCAAGAAGACCCCGGAGAAATCGCTGACAACAAGCCTCAAGAAGCACTCCGGAAGAAATTCCAGAGGAAAGATCACCGTCAGACATAGAGGTGGCGGTGCCAGAAGAAGATACAGGATCATTGATTTCAAGAGAAACAAGGACGGCATCGCAGGTAAGGTTGCTGCCATCGAATATGATCCGAACAGAAGTGCTAACATCGCACTGATCGTCTACGCAGACGGTGAGAAGAGATACATCATCGCTCCGGAAGGACTGAAGGTAGGAAACGTGATCTACTCTGGTCCTGACTGCGATATCCAGGTCGGAAACACACTGCCTATCGCCAACATCCCGGTCGGTACTATCATCCACAACATCGAGATGAAGCCGGGCAAGGGCGCACAGCTGGTAAGATCCGCTGGAAACGGCGCACAGCTGATGGCGAAGGAAGACAAGTACGCACAGGTCAGACTGCCGTCTGGAGAAGTCAGAAAGATCCTGATGGTCTGCAGAGCTACCATCGGTGAGGTCGGAAATGCCGATCACTCCAACATCTCCATCGGTAAGGCCGGACGTAAGCGTCACATGGGATTCAGACCAACTGTCAGAGGTTCCGTCATGAACCCGAACGACCATCCTCACGGTGGTGGAGAGGGCAAGGCCCCGGTTGGTCGTAAGAGCCCGGTTACTCCTTGGGGTAAGCCTGCTCTCGGTTACAAGACCAGAAAGAAGAACAAAGCTTCTGACAAGTATATCGTAAAGAGAAGAAATGTGAAATAA
- the rpsS gene encoding 30S ribosomal protein S19 yields the protein MSRSVKKGPFVEAKLLKRIEEMNAANEKKVVQTWSRASTIFPQFVGHTIAVHDGRKHVPVYITEDMVGHKLGEFAPTRTYRGHAADKKTKR from the coding sequence ATGAGCAGATCAGTAAAGAAAGGCCCTTTCGTAGAAGCTAAGCTGCTGAAGAGAATCGAAGAAATGAACGCGGCAAACGAGAAGAAGGTAGTGCAGACATGGTCCAGAGCATCCACTATTTTCCCGCAGTTCGTAGGACACACGATCGCTGTTCACGACGGCAGAAAGCATGTTCCTGTGTACATCACAGAGGATATGGTAGGACATAAGCTGGGCGAGTTTGCTCCTACCAGAACCTACAGAGGTCATGCTGCTGACAAGAAGACTAAGAGATAA
- the rplV gene encoding 50S ribosomal protein L22, producing MEARAIAKYVRMSPSKLKPVTDLVRGKDLNEALTILKFTPGKGAEIVEKVVASAAANAENNFDLNPDNLYVAEIYANQGPTMKRWRAGAQGRASMILKRSSHVAVTLKEKED from the coding sequence ATGGAAGCAAGAGCAATTGCAAAATACGTCAGAATGTCTCCTTCCAAGCTGAAGCCTGTTACAGATCTCGTAAGAGGCAAGGATCTGAATGAGGCACTGACTATCCTCAAGTTCACCCCTGGAAAGGGTGCTGAAATCGTAGAAAAGGTCGTTGCATCAGCAGCCGCTAACGCTGAAAACAATTTCGACCTGAACCCGGATAATTTATACGTTGCAGAGATCTATGCCAACCAGGGACCGACCATGAAGAGATGGAGAGCCGGTGCACAGGGTAGAGCATCGATGATTCTTAAGAGATCAAGCCATGTAGCTGTCACTCTTAAAGAGAAGGAAGACTAA
- the rpsC gene encoding 30S ribosomal protein S3, translating into MGQKVSPHGLRVGVIKDWNSKWYAGKENFADFLAEDNKVRTFIKKTLYGAGVSKILIERAAENKMTITVLTARPGMVIGRSGAGIDDLKKKLEKMTGKEIRINIEEIRRSELDAQLTAESVADALEHRVSFRRAMKQAIGRTMKANAKGIKILCSGRLGGAEIARSEKYSEGNVPLHTLRADIDYGFAEADTTYGKIGVKVWINHGEVLDKGLKSPIREEKRDRRDRKGRRDGDRRRGGRRNDRRNDNRREIPKAVNPRMRKAPKEEPKTAEAQAPAAETQE; encoded by the coding sequence ATGGGTCAGAAAGTAAGCCCCCACGGGTTAAGAGTAGGCGTAATCAAGGACTGGAATTCTAAATGGTACGCAGGAAAAGAAAATTTCGCAGATTTTCTTGCAGAAGATAATAAGGTCAGAACATTCATCAAGAAGACCCTGTACGGCGCAGGCGTCTCCAAGATCCTGATCGAGAGAGCTGCAGAAAACAAGATGACCATCACCGTTCTTACCGCAAGACCGGGCATGGTAATCGGCAGATCTGGTGCCGGCATCGACGACCTCAAGAAAAAGCTTGAGAAGATGACAGGCAAAGAGATCCGCATCAACATCGAAGAGATCAGAAGAAGCGAGCTGGACGCACAGCTGACCGCTGAGAGCGTTGCAGACGCACTGGAGCACAGAGTGTCCTTCCGTAGAGCCATGAAGCAGGCCATCGGCAGAACCATGAAAGCCAACGCAAAGGGCATCAAGATCCTCTGCTCCGGAAGACTGGGCGGCGCAGAGATCGCCAGAAGCGAGAAATACAGCGAGGGTAATGTTCCTCTGCATACGCTGAGAGCCGACATCGATTACGGTTTTGCTGAGGCAGACACGACTTACGGCAAGATCGGTGTCAAAGTCTGGATCAATCACGGCGAAGTCCTGGACAAGGGCCTGAAGAGCCCGATCCGCGAGGAGAAGCGTGACAGAAGAGACAGAAAAGGCAGAAGAGACGGCGACAGAAGAAGAGGCGGAAGAAGAAACGACAGAAGAAACGACAACCGCCGCGAGATTCCAAAGGCAGTCAATCCGAGAATGAGAAAGGCTCCGAAGGAAGAACCTAAGACCGCAGAGGCGCAGGCTCCTGCAGCAGAGACACAGGAATAA
- the rplP gene encoding 50S ribosomal protein L16, whose protein sequence is MLMPKRVKHRRVHRGRMKGKATKGNKVTYGAYGLVATECGWITSNQIEAARIAMTRYTKRGGKVFIKIFPHKSVTKKPAEVRMGSGKGAPEYWVAVVKPGRVMFEIDGVSETVAREAMRLASHKLPVKTEFVVKGNEKVKEGEA, encoded by the coding sequence ATGTTGATGCCAAAGCGCGTTAAGCATAGAAGAGTTCATAGAGGTAGAATGAAGGGTAAGGCTACCAAGGGTAACAAGGTTACCTACGGTGCATATGGTCTTGTCGCCACAGAGTGCGGCTGGATCACTTCCAATCAGATCGAGGCTGCCAGAATCGCTATGACGAGATACACCAAGAGAGGCGGCAAAGTTTTCATCAAGATCTTCCCACACAAGTCAGTCACCAAGAAGCCGGCTGAAGTCCGTATGGGATCCGGTAAAGGTGCTCCTGAGTACTGGGTAGCCGTTGTGAAACCCGGCAGAGTGATGTTCGAGATCGACGGTGTCAGCGAGACCGTGGCCAGAGAGGCAATGCGTCTTGCCAGCCACAAGCTGCCGGTCAAGACAGAGTTCGTTGTCAAGGGCAATGAAAAGGTAAAGGAAGGTGAAGCGTAA
- the rpmC gene encoding 50S ribosomal protein L29, whose product MDLNKMREMTDVELNAELDKMKKELFNLRFQHVTGQLENPVKMREVKRNIARVKTIIREKELDKVQA is encoded by the coding sequence ATGGATCTGAACAAGATGAGAGAGATGACAGATGTTGAGCTCAACGCTGAACTGGACAAGATGAAGAAGGAACTTTTCAATCTGAGATTCCAGCATGTCACAGGGCAGCTCGAGAATCCTGTCAAGATGAGAGAAGTCAAGAGAAATATTGCCAGAGTCAAGACGATCATCAGAGAGAAGGAACTTGACAAGGTTCAGGCTTAA
- the rpsQ gene encoding 30S ribosomal protein S17: protein MADVRNRRKVKVGVVVSDKMDKTVVVAIEDFVRHSLYGKAVKRTKKVKAHDENNECNIGDKVRIMETRPLSKDKRWRLVGIVEKAK, encoded by the coding sequence ATGGCTGACGTAAGAAACAGAAGAAAAGTCAAAGTCGGTGTCGTTGTCAGCGACAAGATGGATAAGACTGTCGTAGTTGCAATCGAAGACTTCGTAAGACATTCTCTTTATGGAAAAGCAGTAAAGAGGACCAAGAAGGTCAAGGCTCATGATGAGAACAACGAGTGCAACATCGGAGATAAAGTAAGAATTATGGAGACAAGACCTCTGTCCAAGGACAAGAGATGGAGACTTGTCGGAATCGTAGAGAAAGCTAAGTAA
- the rplN gene encoding 50S ribosomal protein L14, which produces MIQTETRLKVADNSGAKELLCIRILGGTSRQYANIGDVIVCTVKDATPGGVVKKGQVVKAVVVRTKKGARRADGSYVKFDQNAAVIIKDRNDKTPVGTRIFGPVARELREKGFMKIVSLAPEVL; this is translated from the coding sequence ATGATTCAGACAGAAACAAGATTAAAAGTGGCTGACAACTCGGGCGCAAAAGAGCTCCTTTGCATCCGCATCCTGGGCGGAACCAGCCGTCAGTATGCGAACATCGGAGACGTCATCGTCTGCACGGTCAAGGATGCTACTCCGGGCGGCGTTGTCAAGAAGGGTCAGGTTGTCAAGGCAGTAGTGGTCAGAACCAAGAAGGGCGCCAGAAGAGCAGATGGAAGCTACGTCAAGTTCGACCAGAATGCTGCAGTAATCATCAAGGATAGAAACGATAAAACCCCGGTTGGAACACGTATCTTCGGACCTGTAGCCAGAGAGCTCAGAGAGAAGGGATTCATGAAGATCGTGTCTCTGGCTCCGGAAGTACTGTAG
- the rplX gene encoding 50S ribosomal protein L24, with amino-acid sequence MRIKKDDMVIVITGKDKGKVGKVLKAMPKENRVIVEGVNVQTKHQKQTQRERAEIKHVEGPIDASNVMFYDDKAKQPVKIGYEVKDGRKVRVNRKTGNVID; translated from the coding sequence ATGCGTATTAAAAAAGATGATATGGTAATCGTTATTACCGGAAAAGACAAGGGCAAGGTTGGCAAGGTCCTGAAGGCCATGCCGAAGGAAAACAGAGTGATCGTAGAGGGCGTCAACGTCCAGACCAAGCACCAGAAGCAGACCCAGAGAGAGCGCGCTGAGATCAAGCACGTTGAGGGACCCATCGATGCTTCCAACGTGATGTTCTACGACGACAAAGCAAAGCAGCCGGTCAAGATCGGTTATGAGGTCAAGGATGGCCGGAAGGTCAGAGTTAACCGCAAGACCGGAAACGTAATCGACTAG
- the rplE gene encoding 50S ribosomal protein L5, producing MATRLKETYDKEVFKALMDKFHYSNVMEVPKLTKVTLNMGLGEAKENAKILESAVEEIALITGQRPVITKAKKSIANFKVRQGMPVGAKVTLRGDNMYDFVDKLFNVSLPRVRDFKGVSRNSFDGRGNYSMGLKEQLIFPEINYDDVDTIKGMNIVFTTTAKTDEEAQALLELLGMPFEK from the coding sequence TTGGCAACAAGATTAAAGGAAACTTACGATAAAGAAGTATTCAAGGCGCTGATGGACAAGTTCCATTATTCCAACGTCATGGAAGTTCCAAAGCTGACCAAGGTCACCCTGAACATGGGACTGGGCGAAGCCAAGGAAAACGCAAAGATTCTGGAGTCTGCTGTTGAGGAGATCGCACTGATCACCGGACAGAGACCTGTCATCACCAAGGCGAAGAAGTCCATCGCGAACTTCAAGGTCAGACAGGGTATGCCGGTAGGCGCAAAGGTTACCCTCAGAGGCGACAACATGTATGACTTTGTCGACAAACTGTTCAACGTTTCTCTTCCTCGTGTAAGAGACTTCAAAGGTGTCAGCAGAAATTCCTTCGACGGGAGAGGCAACTACTCCATGGGTCTGAAGGAGCAGCTGATCTTCCCTGAGATCAACTACGATGATGTTGATACTATCAAGGGAATGAATATCGTATTCACTACAACGGCGAAGACCGACGAGGAAGCACAGGCGCTTCTGGAGTTGCTGGGCATGCCGTTTGAGAAGTAG
- a CDS encoding type Z 30S ribosomal protein S14, with translation MAKTSLKVKQQRKPKYATRAYTRCSICGRPHSVLKKYGICRICFRELAYKGEIPGVRKASW, from the coding sequence ATGGCAAAGACATCTCTTAAAGTAAAACAGCAGAGAAAGCCTAAGTATGCGACTCGTGCTTACACGAGATGCAGCATCTGCGGGAGACCGCACTCTGTGCTGAAGAAGTATGGAATCTGCCGTATCTGCTTCAGAGAGCTGGCATACAAGGGAGAGATCCCGGGCGTTCGTAAGGCTAGCTGGTAA
- the rpsH gene encoding 30S ribosomal protein S8 gives MTMTDPIADMLTRIRNANSVGHETVEFPASKMKKAIVEILKDEGYITDYEVKDDSVQGSIKVTLKYGAGKERVITGIKKISKPGLKVYAKANDVPRVLGGLGIAIISTSNGIVSDKKARELGVGGEVICYVW, from the coding sequence ATGACAATGACAGATCCGATTGCGGATATGCTGACAAGAATCAGAAACGCGAACTCTGTTGGTCACGAGACAGTTGAGTTCCCTGCATCCAAGATGAAGAAGGCGATCGTTGAGATCCTGAAGGATGAGGGATACATCACTGACTACGAGGTCAAAGATGACAGCGTGCAGGGCAGCATCAAGGTAACACTGAAATACGGTGCTGGCAAAGAAAGAGTTATCACTGGTATCAAGAAGATTTCCAAGCCGGGCCTGAAGGTCTATGCAAAGGCAAACGACGTACCGAGAGTTCTGGGCGGACTGGGTATCGCAATCATCTCCACATCCAACGGGATCGTAAGCGACAAGAAAGCCAGAGAGCTGGGCGTTGGCGGCGAAGTAATCTGTTATGTATGGTAG
- the rplF gene encoding 50S ribosomal protein L6: MSRIGNKTIALPAGVEVKVDDKNLVTVKGPKGELTQQIDPRIKVAVEGTEVVVTRPTDNRTDRAQHGLSRTLIFNMVKGVTDGYEKKLQIIGVGYRAEKKGNKLVMNLGFSHPVEMEDPEGITTEAPDANTVVVKGVDKALVGNYAAVIRAWRKPEPYKGKGIRYEGEHVRRKEGKTGAK, translated from the coding sequence ATGTCCAGAATAGGAAATAAAACAATCGCACTTCCTGCCGGCGTTGAGGTTAAGGTAGATGACAAGAATCTGGTGACAGTTAAGGGCCCCAAGGGCGAGCTGACACAGCAGATCGATCCGAGGATCAAGGTTGCCGTTGAGGGCACCGAGGTCGTCGTGACCAGACCCACTGACAACAGAACAGACAGAGCGCAGCACGGTCTGTCCAGAACCCTGATCTTCAACATGGTGAAGGGCGTTACTGACGGGTATGAGAAGAAGTTGCAGATCATCGGCGTTGGTTACAGAGCCGAGAAGAAAGGCAACAAGCTCGTCATGAACCTGGGATTCTCTCATCCGGTCGAGATGGAAGATCCGGAAGGAATCACCACCGAAGCACCCGATGCCAACACAGTCGTGGTCAAGGGCGTCGACAAAGCCCTGGTCGGTAACTACGCAGCCGTGATCAGAGCCTGGAGAAAGCCGGAGCCTTACAAGGGCAAGGGTATCCGTTATGAGGGCGAGCACGTACGTAGAAAAGAAGGAAAGACCGGAGCCAAGTAA
- the rplR gene encoding 50S ribosomal protein L18, producing MAKESRNDRRLKRHARVRKNLIGTPERPRLCVFRSNKNISCQIIDDESHKTLVAASSLEKDLKAEIGYGGNKEAARKVGEAVAKRALEKGIEEVAFDRGGFLYHGRVKELAEGAREGGLKF from the coding sequence ATGGCAAAAGAAAGCAGAAACGACAGACGTCTGAAGAGACACGCCAGAGTCAGAAAGAACCTGATCGGAACTCCCGAAAGACCAAGGCTGTGCGTTTTCAGATCAAACAAGAATATCTCCTGTCAGATCATTGACGACGAGAGTCACAAGACTTTAGTTGCCGCTTCTTCCCTGGAGAAAGATCTCAAGGCCGAGATCGGATATGGTGGAAACAAGGAAGCAGCAAGAAAGGTCGGCGAAGCAGTAGCTAAGAGAGCACTGGAGAAGGGCATCGAGGAAGTGGCCTTCGACAGAGGCGGATTCCTGTATCACGGAAGAGTGAAGGAACTGGCTGAGGGTGCTCGCGAAGGCGGATTGAAATTCTAA
- the rpsE gene encoding 30S ribosomal protein S5: MRNIMDTSKLELTETIVNIRRVAKTVKGGRNMRFSVTVVVGDHEGHVGVGLGKAIEIPEAVRKATEDAKKNLIYVPTVGTTIPHKNIGVFGAGRVILMPAPQGTGVIAGASARTVLEAAGIKDIRAKSVGSNNAGNIAYATLEGLKGLMTVEKVAKLRGKRPEEILG; the protein is encoded by the coding sequence ATGCGTAATATTATGGATACTTCCAAGCTGGAGCTGACAGAAACCATTGTTAACATCAGACGTGTTGCCAAGACCGTAAAGGGAGGCAGAAACATGAGATTCTCCGTGACTGTCGTCGTTGGAGACCATGAGGGTCACGTTGGTGTAGGTCTCGGCAAGGCGATCGAGATCCCCGAGGCTGTCAGAAAAGCAACGGAAGATGCTAAGAAGAATCTGATCTACGTTCCTACCGTTGGAACTACGATCCCACATAAGAACATCGGTGTGTTTGGCGCAGGAAGAGTGATCCTGATGCCGGCTCCTCAGGGAACCGGAGTGATCGCTGGTGCTTCCGCTCGTACAGTACTGGAAGCGGCAGGCATCAAGGACATCAGAGCCAAGTCCGTTGGTTCTAACAACGCCGGAAACATCGCATATGCAACACTGGAAGGTCTGAAAGGCCTGATGACTGTTGAGAAGGTTGCTAAGCTGAGAGGCAAGAGACCTGAGGAAATCTTAGGATAG
- the rpmD gene encoding 50S ribosomal protein L30 — MANKLKITLTKSTIGASPKQKKVVEALGLKKMHHSVELADTPATRGAVDKVSHLVTVEEL; from the coding sequence ATGGCCAATAAGCTCAAGATCACATTAACCAAGAGTACCATCGGCGCTTCCCCAAAGCAGAAAAAAGTCGTAGAAGCGTTAGGACTCAAGAAGATGCATCATTCAGTGGAATTAGCTGATACACCTGCAACTCGCGGTGCAGTTGACAAGGTTTCGCATCTTGTAACTGTAGAAGAACTGTAA
- the rplO gene encoding 50S ribosomal protein L15, producing the protein MKLHELKAPAGSTKSRKRRGRGTATGQGKTGGRGMNGQKSRSGGGVRLGFEGGQMPLYRRLPKRGFTNIWGTKYTTLNVEDLNRFEAGTEVTPEMLKELGIVKQVENGGIKILGNGELKNSLTVKANKFTKSAVEKIEAAGGKAEVI; encoded by the coding sequence ATGAAACTGCATGAATTAAAAGCGCCTGCCGGATCCACAAAGTCCCGCAAGAGAAGAGGTCGCGGAACCGCTACCGGCCAGGGTAAGACCGGCGGAAGAGGAATGAACGGCCAGAAGTCCAGGAGCGGCGGCGGCGTCAGACTCGGATTCGAGGGTGGACAGATGCCTCTGTACAGACGTCTGCCTAAGAGAGGTTTCACCAACATCTGGGGAACCAAATACACTACACTGAACGTTGAGGATCTGAACAGATTCGAAGCAGGCACTGAAGTTACACCGGAAATGCTGAAGGAACTGGGTATCGTCAAGCAGGTCGAGAATGGCGGTATCAAGATCCTTGGAAACGGAGAGCTGAAGAACAGCCTGACCGTTAAGGCTAACAAGTTCACCAAGAGTGCTGTAGAGAAGATCGAAGCTGCCGGAGGAAAGGCAGAGGTGATCTAA